The Flavobacterium commune genome contains a region encoding:
- a CDS encoding DUF4293 domain-containing protein: protein MIQRIQTLYLLLAFVITGVLPFIFPLWTMSNGKSFFFMQSQIYAILFGLSTTLSVLSILSYKKRQNQFVINRLNIILNLILLGLFLYRSLNLSGETPVVSEKGIGMFLPIIAIVALVLANKAIKKDEDLVKSVDRLR, encoded by the coding sequence ATGATACAACGAATTCAAACCCTATATCTACTTTTAGCCTTTGTAATCACAGGAGTTTTGCCTTTTATTTTCCCTTTGTGGACTATGAGCAATGGCAAATCTTTCTTTTTTATGCAAAGTCAGATTTACGCTATTTTGTTTGGACTAAGTACCACTCTTTCTGTATTAAGCATTTTATCCTATAAGAAAAGACAAAATCAATTTGTGATTAACAGATTGAATATCATATTAAATTTGATTTTATTAGGATTGTTTTTATATCGTTCACTAAATTTATCTGGAGAAACTCCTGTAGTTTCTGAGAAAGGTATTGGGATGTTTCTACCTATCATTGCTATCGTAGCATTAGTTTTGGCTAATAAGGCGATCAAGAAGGATGAGGATCTTGTAAAATCTGTGGATCGATTGAGGTAA
- a CDS encoding response regulator → METPIRIHLADDHQVLINGMRTLLNAVPYFNVVGFSLKGTVLYEEVTNNSTDILVLDISMPEKDGIEVLKEFAKKGYPCKVIVLSAYDDVKIVQEVMKLGASGYLTKQCACENIVEAIQTVNKNEEYFCDQVREKIFSSATKNNAKLNKTKLELDFQLSNREIEIITLIALEYSGKEISDQLFISTNTVETHRKNIMKKLKAKNMVGLVKFALKHNLINP, encoded by the coding sequence ATGGAAACCCCAATACGAATACATTTAGCCGACGATCATCAAGTATTAATCAATGGTATGCGTACTTTATTGAATGCTGTTCCTTACTTTAATGTCGTTGGTTTTTCCTTAAAAGGAACCGTTCTTTACGAAGAAGTAACGAACAACTCGACCGATATTTTAGTTTTAGACATCAGTATGCCCGAAAAAGATGGCATCGAAGTACTGAAAGAATTTGCTAAAAAAGGATACCCATGCAAAGTAATTGTACTTTCGGCTTACGATGATGTTAAAATCGTTCAGGAAGTTATGAAATTAGGTGCCAGTGGTTATTTAACTAAACAATGTGCATGCGAAAACATTGTGGAAGCCATACAAACCGTCAATAAAAATGAAGAATATTTTTGTGATCAGGTGCGGGAAAAAATATTTTCTTCGGCTACAAAAAATAATGCTAAACTCAACAAAACCAAACTCGAACTTGATTTTCAATTAAGCAATCGTGAAATAGAAATCATTACTTTAATCGCATTGGAATATAGCGGAAAAGAAATCTCGGATCAACTATTCATTAGCACTAATACCGTAGAAACCCACCGCAAAAATATTATGAAAAAATTAAAAGCTAAAAACATGGTTGGCTTAGTTAAATTTGCTTTGAAACACAACCTCATCAACCCTTAA